CATTTTGGGTTGGAAATTTCAGTTATCTAGTACCACATCAAGAACTCATGTTTATGGGTCGAGTTGGACCCGATCGAAAGGTAAAAGGACATGTTTCATTTGGTATTGCAACGAGTTCTGTATTTGTCAGGATTCTCTTAGATCATAGTTGCTCTAGTTAAATGAGCAAAATTGAGGTGAGTTGAGAATATTCATGTACTACCATTTTGTTCTAAACTATGATATCAAATTGCTGTCATTGTTCACCGTCAAGCTCCCTACTGagaaaagataataaaaaaatGCTTTTATATGAATGTAGTTTGAGGATGTGGGATACGTGGCTAGCTAATAATTCTCTATCCTTGCACATTCCTTGTAAGCATCTTGCAGGGATCGCATAATAAACAATGTGATTCGACGTTGTTCTGTCATCTACTCACCTCCATGGACTTGACGACACATTACTTGTAATTAAATCTGAACAAATCTCCATATTATAATTATTAAATAAGGAAGCATGAGCTCCTCCACCAAGCTACAATAATATTAAGCACTGACTTGCCTCAAAAGGTGTCGTTTGCCTGTATCGTACGCGACAGAGTGAACAAAAGGGGCCGGGGTTAGAGTGGATTTTCCAGATCCTACAATTTTCCTGTGAAATCACACCCAAATAAAAGTTTCCTGTACTTTTCCTATGCATCAATTCTATATATGTTCTGAAGGCTGCTAGGTACCAaatcatatactccctccgttccaaattataagcattccaactttcttggagagtcaaagcatctcaagtttgaccaaatttatacaataaagtgctaacattcatgatatcaaataggtaccattagtttcttcattaaatatattttcatagtatatctattcggtgccataaatttttgtaattttctctataattttggtcaaacatgaaaatatttgcctctccaagaaagttggaatgacttataatttggaacggagggagtatataggaTTGAGAATAATCCTTTGATTTGCCGAACAAAATCCTTCGTTCCAAAGGAGCCCTGACCTTAAGGAACAAGCAGAGATGCAACCGTAATTGTACGTACTGTTTCTATACTCTTCGTGATCATAGTAAGCCCAGCGCTCTGCCTCTCTCCACCCAACATGTTCGACGAGATTTTTTTCACGACACTGACATGGCTAATGCCTTGGCCTGCTGTATGCATAGGATCTCATCAGCGCCGGGAGCGAGACGACGGTAACGACGCTGACGTGGGCCATGTTGGAGCTCATGCCGCACCCTGCGGCGCTGCGGAAGGCGAGGACGCGCCGCCGGGTCTGCACTTCCTGCAGCTGGTTCTGAAGGAGGCACTTCGGCTGCATCCGCCGGGGGCGCCGCTGCTCGTCCCGCGGGAGTGCCAGGAGCACACGCGTGGCGTCCTCAGCAGCTTCGACGTGCCCAAGGGCGCCATGGTGCTCGCCAACGCGTGGGTGATCGGCCGCGACGCCGTGAGGTGGCCTGGGGCATCGACGCCGCCGAGGATTTGCACCGGCCTTGCGCTCGCCCTCGCAGCCATGGAGCTCGGTCTCGCCAGCCTCCTGTTCCATTTCGACTGGGAGCTCCCAGGATGCGCTGCTCCGGATGAGCTGGACATGGCCGAGGCGCTCGGGATCAACACGAGGAGGAAGAGTGACTTGTGGCTGCACACAAAGTGACGGCGATATATCCAAGTGTGGATATAGAGGCCGGATGTTATCCATTATCAAAAAAAGTGATGACTACTTGGACAGGGGATTCCAGATCTTTTACGCCTGTCGCGACCGCCACAATAGAATGCCAATTATTAGAATTAAAGTTACATGATCCACGTTAGTGAATAAATATTCTTACATAAACATCCAAATTGTAGGCCGTGAACAACAACACAAATAGCCTTGAATTTCAGTTTTTGAAGTACGATGTAGCTTAGAGTGGCACACGGAGGGTTGGATGTAGGAAAAGGTCCCTCTTCCGGCGAACGGAGATCCCCACCTCCTCTTCCATGTCCAACTCACTCGGTATGACTCCAGATGGTAGCTGCCAATCGAAGTGGAAGAGAAGCACCGCGAGAACAAGCTCCATGTTTGCCAGTGCAAACGCTAAGCCTGGGCATATCCTCCGGCCAGCTCCAAAGGGAGTGTAGCAGAAGTCAGTGCCCATGAAATCAGTTGTGCATTCTTCGAATCGATGGGGCTTGAAAACCTCGGGTTCGTCCCAGTATTTCGGGTCCCTACAGATGGCCCACGCATTCACAAGGACAATCGTACCCTTTAGCACATCATACCCAAGGATCTCACATGACTCCTGACACTCTctagggaggaggagaggtccTGGTGTATGCAACCTTAAAGTttccttgatgatgagcttTATATATGGTAAATTTACCAAGTCATCCTCTGTGACCGTTGACTTATCTTGCAATGCACAACGCAATTCAGTTTGTGCTCTCTTCATCACACTTGGGTTCCTCATGAGCTCTGCCATAGCCCATATAATAGTTGTAGATGTTGATTCACTTCCAGCAAGAAACAATTCCTGCATGATATAAGGATTACCCTTTTAAAGTAATTATCCAAATAGCCCACACTACAGAGCATCTGGACCCTGTACATATTGTAATCtcattatactccctccgttccaaattgtaggtcgttttagcttttagctaggttcatagatattattatacatctagacatatactatatctagatgtatagtaaaaactatgcactgcacctaaaaaagtcaaaacgacctacaatttggaatggagggagtacaacttTAGCTTATAAGATTAGAGTTAATACGTATGCACAATTCTACTCCAAGACGTATTAACTCTAATCTTATATATAACTCTAATATATAATTAAGGATGTAGTTGTATGTAGTGCCGCTTGTAACAACTCCTGTTAATATGCACTACTGCACCACCAAAGTAAGTACTACAAGCCGTTCTCCTTTTCTAAAGTTTTATTTTTGTCTTTATTCCTGCAAACCACGGAGATTCGGCAGTTAATTTTTGAAACAAAGGATCACTAAGACCCCCTGTTTTACTTGTTTTTATTTACAGAAttttctatgtatctagaaccCCGTAAAATTCCAAGTGTAGTGTTTAATATGTTTTTCTATGTTTGAGTCCCACAGTTCTTTTTTGTTCCCTAATTTTTTTAAGGACGGTTGATTCGATCTACCTTTTTTGGATTTTATAACTATTTCTTGGTTGACTTGCCCAAATAGTTGCTCTGTTAAACTTCCATATGATTTTCTGTACTGTAatattttttaatgaaatttctactttttagctagctaaaactTTTGCTGTTCTTTGGCCTTGTACACACGCCTATTAAGAAAACACAACTCATTAGAGTAGCTGTTTTTCTgcaataaaaataaatagtcCCCTCTTGCTCGTACCATGGAAATGGAGTTGCTTCAATGAAAACGATGATTAATTAAAGAAAGATAGATACAGTACacgctaatataaatataaattaaagaGTCCCTAAAAAAGAGAGTACTTACAGCGAGGATGGCTTTGATATCTCCCACGTCGAGCGGGCAACCGAAGCCACCTTCCTCCTGGGTCCTCAAAAGGACACCAAGCAGGTCCTCGTCTTCCGCGACGTCAGTGGCGCTCGCCCCCGACCTGCGCTCCCTGTGTTGCTCAATGGCGTAGTCCACCAGCTCAAACGTCTTCCGCGTGAACGCCCGAGCCTTGCGCACCGTGCCATCAATGGCGCACACGAGCCTCGACGACGGGAACAGGTCACATGCATTGAACCCGGAACCGATCTTTACCGCCTGGGCGACACACTTCAGGAGTTCCTCCCGGCGCCCGAACCGCTCGCCTATCATGGCGCGCAGCGCCGAGTCGGCGACGAGGTTGGCTACCCGCGCGGTGACGTTCaccggctcgccggccgggcaCGCCGCGGCGATGCCGCCGACGAAGCGGGCGGCCTCGTCCTCGCGGATGGGGCGGAAGGACCGCACGCGCTTGGCGCTGAGGAGCTCCAGCGTGATGAACTTGcggagctgccgccaccgctcgccgtaGGGCGAGAACGCGACGCCCAGCCCGCCGGCGACCGTGGCCCTCAGCGTCGTGCTCAGAGGGCGCGTCGCGAAGGTGACGTCGTGCGTCTTCATGACCTCACGGGCGGCGTCGGGGGACGAGGCGACCACCGCGGGCAGCTCGCCGAGACGGAGGTACATGACGGGCGCGTCGTGCCGCCGCGCGAGGTCGGCCAGTGCGCGGTGGATTAGCGGGGTCTTGACGAGGTGGTGGAGGCTGCCGATGACCGGCAGCCGCCATGGCCCCGGTGGCAGCCTTGGCTGATCCTTGCGCCGAAATTGGAGGGACAGAAGTAAGAAGGGGataagaagcagcagcagaacatGCGCCAGGAAGTACAAGCTGCCTGAGAGATTCTCCATGATGTGCTCACAATTAACAGGAGCTTGCGGTTTGTGACAAGCTAGTAGATGTCGGCAGTTTGTGTGAATGTGCAGCAAGGAAAGCAGGCTGACAATTTATAGATGCACGAACTGAAGCAGCCGGCTTCTCCTCGATGGTAGGTTTTGTTGAAATTTGGTCTAGATTTGAGCAAGAAGTAAGGGAAGGAAACTACTGGAGCAGGGTCTGATAGGTTTCCACTTTTATAGCGAAGGGAGGTATTTGTGGGATTGTTTTGGCTACGAGCCATAATGAAAATTTAACTTGGTCCGAATCCTATAACCTTGCTGCTTCCTTCGATTTTCGAAATTATATCAATATAACTATCTTTCTTGAGTCAAATTCTTTTAACTTAAACCAAGCAACTTTCGTTTTTAGGAAGTGCTCTCTTGCGTAGCAATTCcatgaaaaatgtaaaaccacgTGTATACGTGACTACAAAACTTATCTCAACCGTTGATTTCTATGCATCCAACTATTGATTTACTACCTACCACATGTACTTCTCACTTACCCATGATCCATCTCACCACCGATTCAAAAATGGATGGCTCAAATAACTCGTGTGGTCACATGCACAt
Above is a genomic segment from Setaria viridis chromosome 4, Setaria_viridis_v4.0, whole genome shotgun sequence containing:
- the LOC117852027 gene encoding zealexin A1 synthase; amino-acid sequence: MENLSGSLYFLAHVLLLLLIPFLLLSLQFRRKDQPRLPPGPWRLPVIGSLHHLVKTPLIHRALADLARRHDAPVMYLRLGELPAVVASSPDAAREVMKTHDVTFATRPLSTTLRATVAGGLGVAFSPYGERWRQLRKFITLELLSAKRVRSFRPIREDEAARFVGGIAAACPAGEPVNVTARVANLVADSALRAMIGERFGRREELLKCVAQAVKIGSGFNACDLFPSSRLVCAIDGTVRKARAFTRKTFELVDYAIEQHRERRSGASATDVAEDEDLLGVLLRTQEEGGFGCPLDVGDIKAILAELFLAGSESTSTTIIWAMAELMRNPSVMKRAQTELRCALQDKSTVTEDDLVNLPYIKLIIKETLRLHTPGPLLLPRECQESCEILGYDVLKGTIVLVNAWAICRDPKYWDEPEVFKPHRFEECTTDFMGTDFCYTPFGAGRRICPGLAFALANMELVLAVLLFHFDWQLPSGVIPSELDMEEEVGISVRRKRDLFLHPTLRVPL